ATCGGCCGACCGGATATGTACCGGCAACGCGCGGGAGTATTTTCTCTACCTCACGGCGGAAAAAGGAGTATCGGTATCGCTTGTGCGTATGCACCGCTTCGCGCTCGCCTCGTATTTTAAAATCGTCATGGACCGCGAGCTCGATGAAAGGCGCCCTCACGTTGCGCATCGTTTCTGAAAAATGGAAAGCCTCTTACCGGAACAGCGAGTTTGGCTGGAACGCAGGGGGTGGGGAGATGGAGATTGACCAGTTAATAGAAATATTTTAGTTGCTTACCCGGGGAAGAAGGATAAAATTCCTGTTTGGTATTATTTCATCCCGGAAAAAGAGGTCATTCAATGCGTGAATTCAAAACGGGACGCGTGTTCGTGGGCCGTCTGCCGCACGGCGCCGATCTGCTGGAAAGCATAACCGCCTGCTGCCGCGCACGGGGAATCGCCATGGCCCGGATCGACGCTATCGGCGCCCTCTCCGAAGCTGCCGTGGCCTACTATGAGCAGAACGCAAAAATCTATCATGAGCTCCGGTTCCCCGGGCATTGCGAAATCCTCTCCCTCACGGGAACCGTCTCCATCCGGGACGGCGCGCCCGCGTGCCACGCCCACGTGACACTGGCCGACGATACGGGCCGGTCCTATGGGGGCCACCTCGTCGCCGGGTGCCGCATCTTCGCCTGCGAGCTGGTGGTCACGGAGTTGCAGGGCGAGCCCCTCGTGCGGGGATTCGACGCGACGACGGGGCTCCCGCTATGGAGTGAGGAATGAATCGGGAGTGCCGGCCTTCACGGGAAGTATGCCTTCGATGCGCCGTTTCCGGCGGGGGAGTTTCTTCTTGATGGCGAATGGAATATTCACTATAATGATAACCTAATGGAGCATCCAATGCACAGACTCCGCGCGATTCTTTACATAGCGGTTCCATTGCTGGTGACGTTCAATGTCGCCGCGGTATTCCATTCTTCGAGCGGATCGATGTTCGCCCAGGACGAAGCGGATTCATGGGAAAACCATTACGGGTCCGATGAATCGGGCGCTTTCAAAAAATCCCCCCTCAATCCTAAAAGCTCATGCGAGACCGCCGCGTCGAACATAGAGCGCGCCGCGCAGGCGATCCTTGGAGAAAAAAAAGCTCTCACAAGGAATCCTCGGGTTGCCTGGGATCATGCATCCGATCCGAAATATTTCAAACAGGTCAATGACCGGCTGTTGCTGAAGAAAAAGGAAAGGGCGATCCTGTATAAAAA
This window of the Spirochaetota bacterium genome carries:
- a CDS encoding DUF296 domain-containing protein, coding for MREFKTGRVFVGRLPHGADLLESITACCRARGIAMARIDAIGALSEAAVAYYEQNAKIYHELRFPGHCEILSLTGTVSIRDGAPACHAHVTLADDTGRSYGGHLVAGCRIFACELVVTELQGEPLVRGFDATTGLPLWSEE